One region of Bosea sp. 29B genomic DNA includes:
- a CDS encoding L,D-transpeptidase family protein, producing the protein MPNIRLTRRETVLALLSSAAAGVSLPAFAQQAEWRQSYDAGSRNAVQRSSTPMLSPAALAATEQAVEAYRALAARGGWPTLQVSERLSVGSRGPSVVALRQRLIITGDLDASAGDSNIYDSYVEGGMRRFQSRMGLSTTGSINRATLAALNVPVDRRIRQLETNIVRLRTWSGSLGNRYVVANIPAAAVETVENGHVATRHAAGVGKIDRQSPLLQTKIPEVNFNPTWTVPASIIRKDLIPKMQKEPTYLTENKIRIIGPSGEIPPDRVNWRSDEATRYTFRQDPGGEFNSLGFVRINIPSPHGVYMHDTPSKGIFGDDYRFVSSGCIRVQNVRDYIAFLLKETPGWDRAKIDETIASGERVNARIANPVPCYWVYITAWATPDGGVQFRDDIYNKDGLGPAAVAALQGDQDI; encoded by the coding sequence ATGCCGAATATCCGCCTGACCCGCCGCGAGACGGTTCTGGCCCTGCTCTCGTCTGCTGCCGCCGGCGTGAGCCTGCCGGCTTTTGCCCAGCAGGCCGAGTGGCGCCAGAGCTATGACGCCGGCTCGCGCAACGCCGTCCAGCGCTCCTCGACGCCAATGCTCTCGCCGGCCGCTTTGGCCGCGACCGAGCAGGCGGTCGAGGCCTATCGGGCGCTCGCCGCGCGCGGCGGCTGGCCGACCCTGCAGGTCAGCGAGCGGCTTTCCGTCGGTTCGCGTGGTCCGAGCGTGGTCGCCCTGCGCCAGCGGCTGATCATCACCGGCGATCTCGACGCCTCCGCTGGCGACAGCAACATCTATGATTCCTATGTCGAGGGCGGCATGCGCCGCTTCCAGTCGCGCATGGGCCTGTCGACCACCGGCAGCATCAACCGCGCGACGCTGGCGGCGCTCAACGTGCCGGTCGACCGGCGCATCCGCCAGCTCGAGACCAATATCGTGCGCCTGCGCACCTGGTCGGGCAGTCTCGGCAACCGCTATGTCGTGGCGAACATCCCGGCGGCCGCGGTCGAGACGGTCGAGAACGGCCATGTCGCGACCCGCCACGCCGCCGGCGTCGGCAAGATCGACCGCCAGTCGCCGCTGCTGCAGACCAAGATCCCCGAGGTCAATTTCAACCCGACCTGGACGGTTCCGGCTTCGATCATCCGCAAGGATCTGATCCCGAAGATGCAGAAGGAGCCGACCTACCTCACCGAGAACAAGATCCGCATCATTGGGCCGAGCGGCGAGATTCCGCCCGACCGCGTCAACTGGCGCTCGGACGAGGCGACCCGCTACACCTTCCGCCAGGATCCGGGCGGCGAGTTCAACTCTCTTGGTTTCGTGCGCATCAACATCCCGAGCCCGCACGGCGTCTACATGCACGACACGCCGTCGAAGGGCATCTTCGGCGACGATTATCGCTTCGTCTCCTCCGGCTGCATCCGCGTCCAGAACGTGCGCGACTACATCGCCTTCCTGCTCAAGGAGACGCCCGGCTGGGATCGCGCGAAGATTGACGAGACCATCGCCTCGGGCGAGCGCGTCAACGCTCGTATCGCCAATCCGGTGCCATGCTACTGGGTCTACATCACCGCCTGGGCCACCCCGGATGGCGGCGTGCAGTTCCGCGACGACATCTACAACAAGGACGGTCTCGGCCCGGCGGCGGTTGCTGCCCTGCAGGGCGACCAGGACATCTGA
- a CDS encoding winged helix DNA-binding protein, producing MKSNVKTVEPAASDEVQLKVKPLYLESLTLVERLHRRLLDVIKDEFERRNRDDVNSVQALLLYNIGDAELSASELRTRGYYLGSNVSYNVKKLVELGFLHHARSRIDRRSVRISLTDKGREVHHIVKGVYDKHVRTVEQIGGIAADDFERMNNALLRLERFWTDQIRYKL from the coding sequence ATGAAGAGCAATGTAAAGACTGTGGAGCCGGCCGCGTCGGACGAGGTTCAGCTCAAGGTGAAGCCGCTTTACCTTGAGTCCCTCACCTTGGTCGAGCGGCTGCATCGCCGGCTGCTCGACGTGATCAAGGACGAGTTCGAGCGTCGCAACCGCGACGACGTCAACAGCGTGCAGGCGCTGCTGCTCTACAATATCGGCGATGCCGAGCTCTCGGCCAGCGAGCTGCGCACCCGCGGCTACTATCTCGGCTCGAACGTCTCCTACAACGTCAAGAAGCTGGTCGAGCTCGGCTTCCTGCACCATGCCCGTTCGCGGATCGACCGCCGCTCGGTGCGCATCAGCCTGACCGACAAGGGTCGCGAGGTGCACCACATCGTCAAGGGCGTCTACGACAAGCATGTCCGCACGGTCGAGCAGATCGGCGGCATCGCGGCCGACGACTTCGAGCGGATGAACAACGCCCTGCTGCGCCTCGAGCGCTTCTGGACCGACCAGATCCGCTACAAACTCTGA
- a CDS encoding isocitrate/isopropylmalate dehydrogenase family protein — protein MTDATSPALRLLVLEGDGIGPEIAAATCKVLDAASKLFGFGLAYERAEIGFAALKNQGTTFPETVLEAAKRADGVILGPVSHNEYPPAEKGGLNPSGQLRKRLDLYANIRPARSRDGFAPRCGKPLDLVMVRENTEGFYSDRSMHLGPGEIMPTPDLAMSFRKVTRQASLRIAESAFALARQRRRKVTAVHKANVLRISDGLFLECVRSVAERYPDVEYEEKIIDAMAALLVRDASVFDVIVTTNMFGDILSDQASEISGSLGLAASLNAGEGHAVAQAQHGSAPDIAGRDLANPASLIGSAAMLLAWLGERRQAPALLQAAQAIERAIDLTIKAPELRTRDLGGPLGTRAFASCVAANLAEAAKAG, from the coding sequence ATGACCGACGCGACATCCCCTGCCCTGCGCCTGCTCGTTCTCGAAGGCGACGGCATCGGCCCCGAGATCGCGGCGGCGACCTGCAAGGTGCTCGACGCCGCGAGCAAGCTCTTCGGCTTCGGGCTCGCCTATGAGCGGGCGGAGATCGGTTTCGCTGCGCTGAAGAACCAGGGCACGACCTTCCCCGAGACCGTGCTGGAAGCGGCAAAGCGGGCGGACGGCGTCATCCTCGGCCCGGTCTCGCACAACGAGTATCCGCCGGCCGAGAAGGGTGGGCTCAACCCATCCGGCCAGTTGCGCAAGCGGCTCGACCTCTACGCCAATATCCGCCCGGCCCGCTCGCGCGACGGTTTCGCACCGCGCTGCGGCAAGCCGCTCGACCTCGTCATGGTGCGCGAGAACACCGAAGGCTTCTACTCCGACCGCTCGATGCATCTTGGCCCCGGCGAGATCATGCCGACGCCGGACCTTGCCATGTCGTTCCGCAAGGTGACGCGGCAGGCGTCCCTGCGCATCGCCGAGAGCGCCTTTGCGCTCGCCCGCCAGCGCCGGCGCAAGGTCACGGCCGTGCACAAGGCCAATGTGCTGCGCATCTCCGACGGGCTCTTCCTGGAATGCGTGCGCTCGGTGGCCGAGCGTTATCCCGATGTCGAGTACGAGGAGAAGATCATCGATGCGATGGCAGCGCTGCTGGTGCGCGACGCCAGCGTCTTCGACGTGATCGTCACCACCAACATGTTCGGCGACATCCTCTCCGACCAGGCTTCGGAGATTTCCGGCAGCCTCGGCCTCGCCGCTTCGCTCAATGCCGGCGAGGGTCACGCGGTGGCGCAGGCGCAGCACGGCTCGGCGCCTGATATCGCGGGTCGCGACCTCGCCAACCCGGCCTCGCTGATCGGCTCGGCCGCGATGCTGCTCGCCTGGCTCGGCGAGCGGCGGCAGGCCCCCGCCCTGCTCCAGGCAGCGCAAGCGATCGAGCGGGCGATCGACCTGACGATCAAGGCGCCGGAGCTGCGCACGCGCGATCTCGGTGGTCCACTCGGAACGAGGGCTTTCGCGAGCTGTGTCGCCGCTAATCTCGCCGAAGCGGCGAAGGCGGGCTGA
- a CDS encoding GntR family transcriptional regulator has product MFADVQPVRSLAGQAYARLREAIDTGELKPGMRLREEDLAARLEMSRTPLREAVRRLEAEGFFTRDSRTLVVMTLDHQAVSELYAMREVLEGTVAAFAARHASEGDVALLRDLHAIEAGLLTHPQELARHNERFHSALYGAAHNRYLLKALNALRDARALLGSSTLLDADRAGQAHAEHDAIVSAIEARDPNRAEAAARDHIRAAGRERLRRLVQAS; this is encoded by the coding sequence GTGTTCGCCGATGTCCAGCCGGTGCGCTCGCTTGCGGGCCAGGCCTATGCCCGTCTGCGCGAGGCGATCGATACCGGCGAGCTCAAGCCGGGCATGCGCCTGCGCGAGGAGGATCTCGCCGCTCGCCTGGAAATGAGCCGCACGCCCTTGCGCGAGGCCGTGCGCCGGCTCGAGGCCGAGGGCTTCTTCACCCGCGATTCGCGCACGCTCGTCGTCATGACGCTCGACCATCAGGCGGTATCCGAGCTTTATGCGATGCGCGAGGTGCTGGAGGGAACCGTCGCTGCCTTCGCCGCGCGTCACGCCTCCGAGGGCGATGTCGCGTTGCTGCGTGATCTGCACGCGATCGAGGCTGGGCTGCTCACCCACCCGCAGGAGCTGGCGCGTCACAATGAGCGCTTCCATTCGGCGCTCTATGGCGCCGCACATAACCGCTATCTGCTGAAGGCCCTGAACGCGTTGCGCGATGCGCGTGCGCTGCTCGGCTCCTCGACATTGCTTGATGCAGATCGGGCGGGGCAGGCGCATGCCGAGCATGACGCCATCGTCTCGGCGATCGAAGCTCGCGATCCGAACAGGGCGGAGGCTGCCGCCCGCGATCACATCAGAGCGGCCGGCCGCGAACGGCTACGGCGGCTGGTGCAGGCGAGCTGA
- a CDS encoding class I SAM-dependent methyltransferase: MQQDEIWDADAAVSYDTPGTGMFSPDVLEPAVARLAQLAEGGRVLEFAIGTGRVAVPLSQRNVPVAGIEFSPAMIAELRAKVDEATIPVVLGDMATATVPGSYSLVYLVYNTISNLLTQAQQVECFRNAARHLSPGGRFVIELWVPELRKLPPGQQAVVWQSEAGYIGLDTYDVLNQQIVSHHFRFSEGKQVEVFRSPHRYIWPAELDLMAQLASFELESRHADWSGAPFTAESRSHVSVYRLPS, translated from the coding sequence ATGCAGCAGGACGAGATCTGGGACGCCGACGCGGCCGTGAGTTACGACACCCCGGGAACCGGGATGTTCTCGCCGGACGTGCTGGAGCCGGCAGTCGCGCGACTGGCGCAACTGGCGGAGGGCGGCAGGGTACTCGAATTCGCGATCGGGACCGGCCGCGTCGCCGTGCCGCTCAGCCAGCGGAATGTGCCGGTGGCGGGCATCGAGTTCTCGCCCGCGATGATCGCCGAGCTGCGGGCCAAGGTCGATGAAGCGACGATTCCCGTCGTCCTCGGCGACATGGCGACGGCGACTGTTCCCGGCAGCTATTCGCTCGTCTACCTCGTCTACAACACGATCTCGAACCTGCTCACGCAAGCGCAGCAGGTGGAATGCTTCCGCAATGCGGCGCGCCATCTCTCACCTGGCGGGCGTTTCGTGATCGAGCTCTGGGTGCCCGAGCTGCGCAAGCTGCCGCCCGGGCAGCAGGCCGTCGTCTGGCAGTCGGAGGCGGGCTATATCGGCCTCGATACCTATGACGTGCTGAACCAGCAGATTGTTTCGCACCATTTCAGGTTCAGCGAGGGCAAGCAGGTCGAGGTCTTCCGCTCGCCGCACCGCTATATCTGGCCAGCGGAACTCGACCTGATGGCCCAGCTGGCCAGCTTCGAACTCGAAAGCCGGCATGCCGACTGGAGCGGGGCGCCCTTCACGGCGGAGTCGCGTTCGCACGTCTCCGTCTATCGCCTGCCCAGCTAG
- the hemB gene encoding porphobilinogen synthase, protein MTSRVQPLSTLQAATTTADSLGLTRRMRRNRKAEWSRRLVRENRLTTDDLIWPIFLIDAAEPISPVAWMPGVDRLNIDEAVRQAEAAAKLDVPAIAPFPYVDRTLRDATGSEALNSRNLMCRAVRAIKAAVPEIGIICDAALDPYTSHGHDGVMEGERILNDASVGILVRQALALADAGADVIAPSDMMDGRVGAIRAALDASGHEDVQIMAYSAKYASAYYGPFRDAIGTNATLIGDKRTYQMDPANTDEAIAEVALDLEEGADMVMVKPGLPYLDIIARVKDTFSVPTFAYQVSGEYAMIMAAANNGWLDGDKAMLESLLSFKRAGADGVLTYFAPKVARMLKERG, encoded by the coding sequence ATGACTTCCCGGGTACAGCCCCTCTCCACGCTGCAGGCCGCAACCACCACGGCGGATTCGCTCGGCCTCACTCGCCGCATGCGCCGCAACCGCAAGGCCGAGTGGTCGCGCCGGCTGGTGCGCGAGAACCGCCTGACCACCGACGACCTGATCTGGCCGATCTTCCTGATCGATGCCGCCGAGCCGATCTCGCCTGTCGCCTGGATGCCGGGTGTCGATCGTCTCAACATCGACGAAGCCGTGCGCCAGGCGGAAGCCGCGGCGAAGCTCGACGTCCCCGCGATCGCGCCCTTCCCTTATGTCGACCGGACCTTACGCGACGCGACCGGCTCGGAAGCGCTCAACAGCCGCAATCTGATGTGCCGGGCGGTCCGCGCGATCAAGGCGGCGGTGCCGGAGATCGGCATCATCTGTGACGCGGCGCTCGACCCCTATACCTCGCACGGCCATGACGGCGTGATGGAAGGCGAGCGGATCCTGAACGATGCCAGCGTCGGCATCCTCGTCCGGCAGGCGCTGGCTCTCGCCGACGCCGGCGCCGATGTGATCGCGCCTTCCGACATGATGGACGGGCGCGTCGGCGCGATCCGGGCCGCGCTCGACGCCAGCGGCCACGAGGACGTGCAGATCATGGCCTATTCGGCCAAATACGCATCGGCCTACTACGGCCCGTTCCGCGATGCGATCGGCACCAACGCCACGCTGATCGGCGACAAGCGCACCTACCAGATGGATCCGGCCAACACCGACGAAGCCATCGCCGAGGTCGCGCTCGATCTCGAAGAGGGCGCCGACATGGTGATGGTCAAGCCCGGCCTGCCCTATCTCGACATCATCGCGCGGGTGAAGGACACCTTCTCGGTACCGACCTTCGCCTACCAGGTCTCCGGCGAGTACGCGATGATCATGGCGGCGGCTAACAATGGCTGGCTCGATGGCGACAAGGCGATGCTGGAGAGCCTGCTCTCCTTCAAGCGTGCCGGCGCCGACGGCGTGCTGACCTATTTCGCGCCGAAGGTCGCCAGGATGCTGAAGGAACGCGGCTGA
- a CDS encoding DUF6163 family protein codes for MTVRDGEVLRGPGQAGEVKRRVRWRLLLVWLLRLLSVVWIGKGLMHWATILGLGLVFEPGPAFETRPLTFQAITVYFAVFDLVAGVGLWLTATWGGVLWLLAAVSQLLLGFFFPRWLTLSPALIGTYVALMLAYFLATWAAENQES; via the coding sequence ATGACGGTGCGCGACGGCGAGGTTCTGCGCGGCCCGGGCCAGGCGGGCGAGGTGAAGCGCCGGGTTCGCTGGCGCTTGCTGCTGGTCTGGCTGCTGCGTCTGCTGTCGGTGGTCTGGATCGGCAAGGGACTGATGCACTGGGCGACGATCCTCGGCCTCGGGCTGGTGTTCGAGCCCGGCCCTGCCTTCGAGACGCGCCCGCTGACCTTCCAGGCGATCACGGTCTATTTCGCTGTCTTCGATCTCGTCGCCGGCGTCGGGCTCTGGCTGACCGCGACCTGGGGCGGCGTGCTCTGGCTGCTCGCCGCCGTCAGCCAGTTGCTGCTCGGCTTCTTCTTCCCGCGCTGGCTGACATTGTCGCCGGCGCTGATCGGCACTTATGTCGCGTTGATGCTGGCCTATTTCCTCGCCACCTGGGCGGCGGAAAACCAGGAATCCTGA
- a CDS encoding MFS transporter, with product MEAVLVSRQIPVWQDRRAIALLMAASLTTMANATIAPALPGLERLFAGDPNAALLTRLLVPAPSLSVALIAPLAGIAADRIGRRRLLLFGVILFVLSGCAGLVLPDLPTIFASRLVLGVAVALIMTAQTALIGDYFTGDDRNALTGLQISARNLGGLVFILTAGWVATISPRLPFAIYGLAAAFLPLMWLVIVDPPRLAQASGAKLAGDRGDYHRWLLPLALLVLLQGTTNMIFFIMPTQLSFFLDAQGYDSAIMTGSALGVLMLSGGGCALLYPRIQRAVGYAGIFALGYGAMALGFLMLLFASTTPAIFAAVAAIGAGYALVSPSFVALALNLAPGQKRGLAGGILTASIFIGQFCSPLLSTPVIAGFGYANLFAGTAGLLAIMTVTAALTGGAGWLRRR from the coding sequence ATGGAAGCTGTTCTCGTTTCAAGGCAAATTCCGGTTTGGCAGGATCGGCGCGCCATCGCTCTGCTGATGGCGGCATCACTCACCACCATGGCGAACGCGACGATCGCTCCGGCCCTGCCCGGGCTGGAACGGCTGTTCGCCGGCGACCCCAACGCCGCGCTGCTGACACGGCTCCTGGTACCGGCGCCCTCGCTCAGCGTCGCGCTCATTGCCCCGCTCGCCGGGATCGCCGCCGACAGGATCGGACGGCGCCGGCTGCTCTTGTTCGGCGTGATCCTGTTCGTGCTGTCGGGCTGCGCCGGGCTCGTCCTGCCCGATCTTCCGACGATCTTCGCCAGCCGGCTCGTCTTGGGGGTGGCAGTCGCCCTGATCATGACGGCGCAGACGGCGCTGATCGGCGACTATTTCACCGGCGACGACCGCAATGCCCTGACCGGCCTGCAGATCTCGGCGCGCAATCTCGGCGGCCTCGTCTTCATCCTCACCGCCGGATGGGTCGCGACGATCTCGCCGCGGCTGCCCTTCGCGATCTACGGGCTGGCCGCCGCCTTCCTGCCGCTGATGTGGCTGGTCATCGTCGACCCGCCGAGGCTCGCGCAGGCCAGCGGCGCGAAACTGGCAGGCGATCGCGGCGATTACCACCGCTGGCTACTACCGCTCGCCTTGCTGGTGCTGCTGCAGGGCACGACCAACATGATCTTCTTCATCATGCCGACGCAGCTGTCCTTCTTTCTCGACGCGCAGGGCTATGACAGCGCGATCATGACCGGCTCGGCGCTGGGCGTGCTGATGCTGTCGGGCGGTGGTTGCGCATTGCTCTACCCCCGAATCCAGCGCGCTGTCGGCTATGCCGGCATTTTCGCGCTCGGTTATGGCGCGATGGCACTGGGCTTCCTCATGCTGCTATTCGCTTCGACCACCCCTGCGATCTTCGCTGCGGTCGCCGCGATCGGCGCGGGTTATGCGCTGGTCTCGCCGAGCTTCGTCGCGTTGGCTCTCAACCTCGCACCGGGGCAGAAGCGCGGGCTCGCCGGCGGCATCCTGACCGCCTCGATCTTCATCGGCCAGTTCTGCTCGCCGCTGCTCAGCACGCCGGTGATCGCCGGGTTCGGTTACGCCAATCTGTTCGCCGGCACTGCTGGGTTGCTCGCGATCATGACCGTCACGGCCGCGCTGACCGGTGGTGCGGGCTGGCTGCGCCGGCGATAG
- a CDS encoding tripartite tricarboxylate transporter substrate binding protein, producing the protein MPHRFPTLLLAAALAVLPAIAAKAQDWPSKPITMVVPYAAGGGTDVIARAVAQKLQDRLGVGVVVENRAGAGGNLGTTAAAQAPADGYTVLISNIGPMAVNPSLFKNLKHDPAEVLEPVTLIAKAPLLVLVHPSVKANSAAELIALAKAQPEGLTYGTAGHGSANHIATALFELMAGVKLKHAPYRGAGPALNDLLGGHIPMMFATLPSAIGHVNGGGLKALAVTTAERAPALPQVPTLAEAGVSGYEASGWYGVFVRKGTAQAIIDRLRSEVATIINLPEVRRNLELEGAQPIGNTPAEFAAFVKAEREKWSKVVAEADIKIE; encoded by the coding sequence ATGCCGCACCGGTTTCCAACGCTCCTGCTCGCAGCCGCATTGGCCGTGCTGCCGGCCATCGCCGCAAAAGCGCAGGACTGGCCGAGCAAGCCGATCACCATGGTCGTACCCTATGCCGCCGGTGGCGGCACCGACGTGATCGCGCGGGCGGTGGCGCAGAAGCTGCAGGATCGGCTCGGGGTCGGCGTCGTCGTCGAGAACCGCGCCGGCGCCGGCGGCAATCTCGGCACCACGGCCGCGGCGCAGGCTCCTGCCGACGGCTATACGGTGCTGATCAGCAATATCGGCCCGATGGCGGTCAATCCGAGCCTGTTCAAGAACCTGAAGCATGATCCGGCCGAGGTGCTGGAGCCGGTGACGCTGATCGCCAAGGCGCCGCTGCTCGTGCTGGTGCATCCTTCGGTCAAGGCCAATTCGGCCGCCGAGCTGATCGCGCTCGCCAAGGCGCAGCCGGAAGGGCTGACCTACGGAACGGCCGGCCACGGCTCGGCCAACCACATCGCCACTGCCCTGTTCGAGCTGATGGCAGGCGTCAAGCTGAAGCACGCCCCCTATCGGGGCGCCGGCCCGGCGCTGAACGACCTGCTGGGCGGGCATATCCCGATGATGTTCGCGACGCTGCCCTCGGCGATCGGCCATGTGAATGGCGGCGGCCTCAAGGCGCTCGCCGTCACCACGGCCGAGCGAGCGCCCGCCTTGCCGCAGGTGCCGACGCTCGCGGAAGCCGGCGTGTCCGGCTACGAGGCGAGCGGCTGGTACGGCGTCTTCGTGCGCAAGGGCACGGCGCAGGCGATCATCGACAGACTGCGCAGCGAGGTCGCGACCATCATCAACCTGCCAGAGGTGCGCCGGAACCTCGAGCTCGAAGGTGCCCAGCCGATCGGCAATACGCCGGCCGAGTTCGCCGCCTTCGTCAAGGCCGAGCGCGAAAAGTGGTCGAAGGTCGTCGCCGAGGCCGACATCAAGATCGAGTGA
- a CDS encoding enoyl-CoA hydratase/isomerase family protein: protein MAQEQDIICEIRGSAGFVLLNRPKALNALNLPMVRELAKALDAWEHDPTVTRIVVTGAGEKAFCAGGDIRSLHDLGKAGQYDEMLAFWREEYILNARIQGYPKPYIALADGIVMGGGVGLSLHGSHRVAGERWLFAMPEVGIGFFPDVGATYALPRLPDHAGIYLALTGDRVGQADALALGLATHAVPSARMAELAEALTGSEPVDATIARFAVDPGPGKLAPERATIAHCFGAATLPEVLGRLDAKAAAGDAFAAKTLATIRAKSPTSVAIAFEQMRRGASLGFTEAMQLEFRIVSRIPHGHDFYEGVRAVVIDKDQAPSWRPRTLEELDPAAVAAYFAPLGAAELALGS from the coding sequence ATGGCGCAGGAACAGGACATCATCTGTGAAATCCGCGGCAGCGCCGGCTTCGTCCTGCTCAACCGGCCGAAAGCGCTGAACGCGCTCAACCTTCCCATGGTGCGCGAGCTGGCCAAGGCGCTCGATGCCTGGGAGCACGATCCCACTGTCACGCGCATCGTTGTCACCGGCGCCGGCGAGAAGGCCTTCTGCGCCGGCGGCGACATCCGCAGCCTGCACGATCTCGGCAAGGCCGGCCAATACGACGAGATGCTCGCCTTCTGGCGCGAGGAATACATCCTCAACGCCCGCATCCAGGGCTATCCCAAGCCCTACATCGCCCTGGCCGACGGCATCGTCATGGGCGGCGGCGTCGGTCTTTCCTTGCATGGCAGCCACCGTGTCGCCGGCGAGCGATGGCTCTTCGCCATGCCGGAGGTCGGCATCGGCTTCTTCCCCGATGTCGGCGCGACCTATGCCTTGCCGCGCCTGCCGGACCATGCCGGCATTTATCTCGCATTGACTGGTGATCGTGTCGGCCAGGCCGATGCGCTGGCGCTCGGGCTGGCGACGCATGCGGTTCCCTCGGCCCGCATGGCCGAACTCGCCGAGGCGTTGACCGGCTCCGAGCCTGTCGACGCCACGATCGCCCGTTTTGCTGTCGACCCTGGGCCGGGCAAGCTCGCGCCGGAGCGGGCGACGATTGCGCATTGCTTTGGTGCCGCGACGCTGCCGGAGGTGCTCGGCCGGCTCGATGCGAAGGCGGCGGCCGGCGATGCCTTCGCCGCCAAGACGCTCGCCACGATTCGGGCGAAGTCGCCGACCAGCGTCGCCATCGCCTTCGAGCAGATGCGCCGCGGTGCCTCGCTCGGCTTCACGGAAGCGATGCAGCTCGAATTCCGCATCGTCTCGCGCATCCCGCACGGCCACGATTTCTACGAGGGCGTGCGCGCGGTGGTGATCGACAAGGACCAGGCACCGTCCTGGCGGCCGCGGACGCTGGAAGAGCTCGATCCGGCGGCGGTGGCGGCCTATTTCGCTCCGCTCGGTGCGGCCGAACTGGCGCTGGGCAGCTGA
- a CDS encoding helix-turn-helix domain-containing protein, translating into MTFLDIGEVAERSGVAPSTLRYYEEIGLIASLWRRGLRRQFDADVLLKLSLIAMGKAAGFSLEEIAGMFGRDGRPDIPRDQLRTRADELQRQMIELRTLRDILRHVADCPAPSHLECPTFRKLMQAASRRKLVYRPSVRRSGARRAAP; encoded by the coding sequence ATGACTTTTCTCGATATCGGCGAGGTCGCCGAACGCTCGGGCGTCGCGCCCTCGACCCTGCGCTATTACGAGGAGATCGGCCTGATCGCCTCGCTCTGGCGGCGGGGCCTCAGGCGGCAGTTCGACGCCGATGTGCTGCTGAAGCTGTCGCTGATCGCCATGGGCAAGGCGGCCGGCTTCTCGTTGGAGGAGATCGCCGGCATGTTCGGCCGCGACGGCAGGCCCGATATTCCGCGAGATCAGTTGCGCACCAGAGCGGATGAGCTGCAGCGGCAGATGATCGAATTGCGCACGCTGCGGGACATCCTGCGCCATGTCGCCGACTGTCCCGCACCCTCGCATCTGGAGTGCCCGACCTTCCGCAAGCTGATGCAGGCTGCCTCGCGCCGGAAGCTCGTCTACCGCCCCTCCGTCCGTCGTTCGGGCGCGCGCCGGGCAGCTCCTTAG
- the nhaA gene encoding Na+/H+ antiporter NhaA encodes MHAFLESGAAAGVLLVFSAALALIIANSALGPVYFKLLEAKVAGLSVLHWINDALMALFFLLVGLEIKREFIEGQLATWSRRALPALAALGGMIAPALIYATLARSDPEALRGWAIPAATDIAFALGVLAILGSRVPVSLKIFLTALAILDDLGAILIIALFYSGDLSLPMLAGAAACLAILIALNLRGVRLLPLYLAIGALLWFFVLKSGIHATLAGVALALTIPLGGHGKESDEPEHSPLHTLEHRLHPWSSYFIVPVFGFANAGVSIAGMSPSLLLTPVPLGIVLGLFLGKQIGVFGFAWLAVRLGLGTMPAKATWAQLYGVSLLCGIGFTMSLFIGALAFANSAALNDATKIGVLAGSALSAVIGYVVLHLAGRHLVKEDELVPAIARQKQTR; translated from the coding sequence CTGCACGCCTTCCTCGAAAGCGGAGCCGCTGCCGGTGTCCTGCTGGTCTTTTCCGCGGCGCTTGCGCTGATCATCGCCAATTCGGCGCTCGGCCCGGTCTATTTCAAGCTGCTGGAGGCGAAGGTCGCCGGCCTCTCCGTCCTGCACTGGATCAACGATGCGCTGATGGCGCTGTTCTTCCTGCTCGTCGGGCTGGAGATCAAGCGCGAGTTCATCGAAGGCCAGCTCGCGACCTGGAGCCGGCGCGCTTTGCCGGCGCTGGCAGCGCTGGGCGGCATGATCGCGCCGGCCTTGATCTATGCCACGCTCGCCCGCAGCGACCCGGAAGCCTTGCGTGGCTGGGCGATCCCCGCCGCCACCGACATCGCATTTGCGCTCGGCGTGCTCGCCATCCTCGGCTCGCGCGTGCCGGTCTCGCTCAAGATCTTCCTGACCGCGCTCGCCATTCTCGACGATCTCGGCGCGATCCTGATCATCGCCCTGTTCTATTCCGGCGATCTCTCGCTGCCGATGCTGGCTGGCGCCGCCGCCTGCCTCGCAATCCTGATCGCGCTCAACCTGCGCGGCGTCCGCCTGCTGCCGCTCTACCTCGCCATCGGCGCCCTGCTCTGGTTCTTCGTCCTGAAATCCGGCATCCACGCTACGCTCGCCGGCGTCGCGCTGGCGCTGACCATTCCGCTCGGCGGCCATGGCAAGGAGAGCGACGAGCCCGAGCATTCGCCGCTGCACACGCTGGAGCACCGGCTGCATCCCTGGTCATCCTATTTCATCGTGCCGGTCTTCGGCTTCGCCAATGCCGGCGTCTCGATCGCCGGCATGTCGCCCTCGCTCCTGCTGACGCCGGTGCCGCTCGGCATCGTGCTCGGGCTTTTCCTCGGCAAGCAGATCGGCGTCTTCGGCTTCGCCTGGCTCGCGGTGCGGCTCGGTCTCGGCACCATGCCGGCCAAGGCGACATGGGCGCAGCTCTACGGCGTCTCGCTGCTTTGCGGCATCGGCTTCACGATGAGCCTGTTCATCGGGGCGCTGGCCTTCGCGAACAGCGCCGCGCTCAACGACGCCACCAAGATCGGCGTGCTCGCCGGCTCGGCGCTGTCGGCGGTGATCGGCTATGTCGTGCTCCATCTCGCCGGCCGGCATCTGGTCAAGGAGGACGAGCTCGTCCCCGCGATCGCCCGGCAGAAGCAGACCCGCTGA